CCTCGCATTCACAGCTCCGATGAGCTAATCTCGACAATTGTGGATAAGTGTTTCCATGCCAATGCCATGCATTGTTTGAAGGAGAAGGTGTTGACCTATCTGGACACGGTCGCCAATGTGGAGGAGGAGGTCAGTGGTCGTGCCTTCGATGATGAGGTCATCGACAAGGTCATCGTCGATCGTCTTGCCCGCATTCTTCGCACCAACGAGGTGCGCGTCCAGCTGCCTGAGACATTCTTTGCCAGCTCCGTGATGACTTATCGTGCTGATCGCGGTTTCGACTTGGAGCTGCCCAAAGACGAAGGTGTGTTTCCATCTCACTTGCATCTCCAAGTTTGCCATCTAACCAATCATTTGTTAACTTATCTGTAGGCCGTGCTGAGAAGAAGAACAAGGACAAACTCTTTCTGCCTCTTCTGCTGCTGATGAAGTTCAAGCTGAAGGTTGTCATGCCAATTCTGCTGGCCCTGGTCAGTCTGAAGGCCACCAAGGCATTGATCTTGTCCAAGATTGCCATTAAGCTGGTGCTCGGCTTCCTCATCTACAATCTCATCCAGAAATTGGGCGGCATGAAGATGAACATGGTGCCCATGCCAGCTCCCATGCCAGCCGCTGAATACGGTGTGCCCAGCACCACGGCCTCCTCCTACGATCCCAGCAGCTGGGAGCCAATGAGCGGTGGCCCATACGCCCGCTGGGACTCCCAGAACTTGGCCTATAGCTCATACCATCCCAGCAGCTCTTCGTCATACTCCTCGTCGTCGTCCCCCTCTTCGGGCACCTCGTCCAGCTACAGCTCCTCTTCTTAGATTGGACGCCAAGCACTCGTATTGCCGTTGTTAATGTACATACCAAGGAACTGAGTGACCCACCCACTTTTCTAGCGAAacggggggcgtggcactcGCAGTTAGCAGACCAAATGGAACCGGAACATGCCTAGGCCATATATTTAGTTCTTAAGTTTAAGCGCGCGATTTTTAGCCATTCCATCAATCTCTTGTACTCCACACACTTTTCTAGAGTTTTCCCGAGCTTTCACTATCGACTATCCTTTACTGCTTTGCCTCCTCTCTATCCGCATTTTTCCCGCTAACGTCTATCTCTTACAGAAATCGACCAAAAACAAGCTatctaattgaatttatttatttaatttattaaaaaattgcaaaaatttaaattaaattgaaattaatcaCAGTCTTTTATTACCCGTGCAGCTGACTTAATAATAGTGCTGTTATACTTGATATAATCACAATCAGAGCTACATATAACAAATgggcacgctcgacagtaggataccctgtgcccaggtactctgtactaaaagttgattttcgtccgattgttcctatgacggctatatgatataggaaaCCGATCTGAACCAAATTAAGCCAGGATGTTTAAAACCAaacttaatgcatattctatcagtttggttaagatatctcaaaaaacaaaaaactttttcatactaaaacttgattttcgattaAGTGTCTCTATGGTactatgatatagttgtccgatttgaaccaaatttcgGAAGGATGTTTTATACCAGACCAGttgtatattgtgtcagattggtcgagatatctcataagaccaacaagtttttcatactaaatcttcattttcgatctatcgttcctatggcagctatatgatatagaggtccgatccaaaaaataaaaacaaactcgaTTTGCGTACGGTATAAAGGAACCTACctccaagtttgaagtctctagctcttatggtttttgagatcgacgcgttcaaacagacggacagacggacggacggataGACGGACAGCGCTAAATCAACTCGGCTGTTGGTcctgataaagaatatatatactttggggggtgtgccacgcccacgtataaaatatataccaTACAGATACACCAATACCCTTTTATTGATATCAATAAGgaatgttgaaatattttttttttttaattagaagtATCTAAATTTTGATGACTTTCTAATAGTTTAACACATATGCGAGTAtgctgtttcttaagatactTGAACAATTAGAAAGTCtatatttcttcttttcttgcagttttcttaaattataaaatttaaagactttgattataaaacttttatcattcaaatttttaatcgaATTATGGCATGTCAATCAAATTGAGTGTTTAAGAACACGTGGGCAGTGCGAACACTTGACTTGCATGTTTAGAAAATAAGCGACAATTTCCTACACAGTTTTCAGCTAAACGGAGTAACTAACTGTTTATAGTTCGTCCCAAGTCACGCAACTTCCGTAGTACAAATTGATTTGGCACACGGAAAGTACTTAATGCTGAATATTACTcgtaattgaaaaaataaaaacagggTATGGTGACTCGATGATGCAATGAAAGGGTAACAGCAGTCTTCTAATCACAAGTAACTttttaaccagctgttttagCTGGGCAAACTTGCCCCCAGACCTAGACCCAGTCATCCGGTTTTCGGTGTGGTCTGCGGTGAGCTACTTAAGGCGCTGACAGAGCCAATAGCTCGCCAGTTGGATGCTTATATCGAAATGTGGACCAAGTGCTTGAGTTTACTCTGCCTGGGTCTCTGGATGAGCCAGTGCGTCTCAGCGGATTACGATACTGAAGTGAGCAAGTTTCTGAGACACTTGGATATAATACCGGATGTAATTGAAACTGGCCCCCAAGAGTTTCTCAATGTAAGTAAGCTGAGATCAGCTGGAACAATGTAACTGAATCTCTCTTATGGCCAATTAGGTCATCTACATGGGACACATACGCGCAGATCGCGGAGTTGAGCTGCAACCGATGCAGGTGCGTGATGTGCCCTCGGTTAAGTGGATTGCCAACAAGGATACCTACTACACTCTGCTAATGGTCGATCCGGATGTGCCCAGTAAAAAGTTTCCCAAGTTTAAGGAGTATCTGCATTGGCTGGTGGTCAATATACCTGGCAATCAGCTGCAACTGGGCGATGTTCGTGCCGCCTACGTGGGCGCCATGCCGCTCCAGGATACAGGACTGCATCGCTATGTCCTGCTGCTCTTCAAGCAACCCGATTTTACACAATTTGAATTCGAGAAGCTGCCCCAGCAAAATGATCAGGGCAGAATCAAGTTCAACACCAAGGAGTTTGTGGAGCGATATAAGCTAGGAATTCCATTGGCTGGCAATTTCTTTACCAGCATCTGGAGCAAAAATGTCTCAGCTCTGCACAAGAGCTTATTTCAGGGCCAGGTTgactgaataaaataattggtATTTTAGGTCATCTTGAAAGTGAATGAGCCGGTTTTGGCTAATCGGATTGCCaaagaaatgcataaattaagaTATAGCTACGCTACGATTCCGGCTTATTGGCAATCCAGCAGCCTACACTGTAAACAATTTCAAGCCATTagtcttaatttaaatgccaagctcactaaataatgattattttgttttgttttgttttttcaaatgaaaaatgattcacttctagtaactgtaaataaacgtaaaatatactaaaaatcTATCcaatttcaccatgatcttaagatttatgatttttattattttactcatgaaataatcataatttttggtcaaaaaagttaaactcaggaataatcattatttttgagcaaaaaaataaaacatatcaTATCTtacttttgatcaaaaaaattaaactcgggaataatcattatttttgagcaaaaaaataagactcgtaaaataataattatttcatcagttttatttttttaatcgaagttaaataataaaactcatagaataatgattatttcttgagttttataataagacTTATAATGACTACAGCCCCTGTTTTTAAACATTGATTCTGCTTTGGTTAAATCACTTTAGCCttgttttaaacttaaaactcTTAGGAGTACACACAATTCCATTCGAAATCATGGCTGATCCGTCTGAGCTGTTCGTGAAGCACAAGATTGTACCGGATATACTGGATGTGGCACCACAGAAGCTGCTCAAGGTAGGCACGATTGTACATTACACAAGCAGCTGGCTGCTTCAGGTTCATTGGCTATATAGGTGACCTACTCGGGTGGCCTGGAGGTGAACTGTGGCAATGAGTTGACACCCACACAGGTCAAAGGTGTGCCACAACTGGACTGGACAACAGAGCCAGATGCACTGTACACGGTCTTGTTAACTGATCCGGATGCTCCTAGTCGCAAAGAGCCAAAGTTCCGGGAGTGGCATCACTGGCTGGTGGTTAACGTGCCCGGCAATCAGCTGGACAAAGGTGATGTGCTTACAGCATATGTGGGATCTGGTCCGCCACAGGGAACTGGCCTCCATCGCTATGTCTTCCTAGTATTCAAGCAGCCGCAAAAGCTGTCCTGCAATGAGCTTCATATACCCAAGACGAGCGGTGAAAGGCGTGGCAAATTCAGCACTGCCAAATTCGCAGCAAAGTACAAGCTGGGAAACTGCCTGGTCGGCAACTTCTTTCAGGCGCAGTATGACGACTATGTGCCCAAATTGTACAAGCAACTGTCTggcaaaaaatgaaacattaTCATTACAATTAAACTCTCTTTGTTCTTCAGTTGATTGTGCCTAATTAGACAATTATAATGGAAATTAATAACATGCATTTCCCAGATTGTTTTCCCAACACATCAACAGTTCGACAGCTGCCGATTTAAAAGCGTAGCGTCATGGTAAACCGGTTTCAGTTGTGAACAGACCTCGACAGAGAGAAGgtctcattgttgttggcataATCTTAAAGTTTGCTGAATTACATCAAGTTTGCTTTTCACTTCAGTTAGTCAATTACATTAGTCGACAATGTTATTCCCTTGGATATTAATTGCCATGATATTGGCTGTGCAGTCCGAGTCTGTGGAGGATGCATTCAAGACGCATGGCGTAGTGCCAGATGTGATACCTGAAGCACCAAACCAGTTACTCAAGGTGTGGCGAAAGAAACgagtaattaaaacaaaactaaacaaaaactttCCGTTCAAAGGTCACATATAACAATGGACTAGTGGCCAAAAATGGTGTGGAGTTTACGCCGACACAGGTGAAGGAGCAACCCCTTGTGGAATGGAACGCGGAGCCGAGTGATTATTACACGCTCATCATGACCGATCCCGATGCACCCAGTCGTGCAGATCCCAAGTTCCGAGAGTTCAAGCACTGGGTAGTTGTTAACATCGCCGGCAACGATGTGAGCAGCGGTGAGGCGCTGGCAGAGTACGTTGGGTCCGGTCCACCCAAGGATACGGGGCTGCATCGCTATGTGTTCCTGCTATACAAGCAGCCGGGCAAGCTACAGTTTGATGGCGCTCGCGTTAGCAACAAATCGCGTCGGAATAGACCCAAATTCCATGCAGCCAAGTTTGCAGAGCATCATCAGCTGGGCAATCCGGTGGCTGGCACCTTCTATCAGGCTCAGTACGACGACTATGTGCCGACATTGCACCAACAGCTGTCAGAGAACTGATTGGTATTGATATTTGTAGTATTTCATGAATTATAAAAGatttcttttggttttattgTTTCTTGTTTGTTGAATGTTAATTATAAGTTGTGGTTTTGTTGTACTCTCTAGTCTACTTgcccgctgctgttgccagcGGATTGCGCAGCACCAGAATCACGGAGTCGCCGCGCAGAAACATTTTGGATATGAAGCGATCCTTGTTGACGGGTTTCACCTTCTTTTTGCCCTTGCCAGTGCGCGGCAGTTCCGTCCACATCTCCTTCACGTTTTCCAACACCATGTTGCAATGGCGATCGAAGGCTTTCACGCGACCCAGcagtttcttgttgttgcggcAGTTAATAAGCACCTGTGTATTGTTCTTCACTGATTGTGTGAGCACCGAAAGCGGTCCAGTGTTGAACTCCTCCTCTTCCTGGCGCGCTAGTTCCTCCGGCGTCAGCTCAGATTTCGGTTTCACGAGAGccctgcaaaaaaaaaagcggcatgagcaaaatgtttgcaacaacaacggcggcTGTACTGAAAGCAGCttatatgtttaaattacATGCACTTTCTGCAGTTCACTTACATATTGCTTAGCTTGtgacaataatattatttattgaaaacgtTTCTATGtgattgttatttatttattaacaaaacgTTTGCGCCCTCgcggcttttttttttctttcgtatGTTTCTTAAAATGATGTTGCCGTATTCCACAAAATAAATAGTGTAAGCATCTGGCAGcccttttattcaaataactgataactgattAGTTATCGATGGTCAACTTATGTTGCCGATATTATACcatcactgataaaaattttaaatttgaaaacacaaacaactcaataaaaaattagtaaattgGATGAAAATCTAAAATTCGAAACTAGACAAACttaaggtaaacattttaaagaaggtttgaagtttgtcAGCCCTCAGtaaaaaacagttaaaaatatcaaacaagCTCGGCAATTTTTACTGGATGGGCAGCCCTCGGTTGAAGGATGCTGCGTCGAAAAACAACGGCACTTTTCGTTCACTGAACGAACTGTCTTGGGATTTATTCACTGAACTAAATGAACTACAGTCAGGGATTTGGCTCGCTCGTTCACTTTACTGATTAGTTCAATAGAACTTAATCGGAACGATTCGTTCTAGCGCGGTGCACATACATTTTGGCTGCGAAAAAAGacgatttaatttatttatttataaatatgagtACAACTACACTTGGCAACTTAAGTTAATCAATCCACCAAGCTCGCAATTTAGTGGCAGGCGCAGTACCAAGTTAGCCACTGTGAGTGTATTATCCACTATAacgatttgttttgatttcaacACACGTGCGTCTGCCGTGTATTCCCACTTGCACTGGGAATGGATGATGCAAGCCCGGCTAAGAAAACCAAGATGACAAGAGATATCGAGTCCGATCCGCAGGCAGCTGTAAGCTGCGCTCACTGGGTGCACCGCAAAAAACGCTTCTGCAAAATGACCGTAAATAAAGGCAGTTTGTTTTGTGGAGCACACGAGCCGCCAACGGAAGAATCCCTGGAGAACTCGGAAGCGGAGCGCATTCCATGTCCACTGGATCCCAAGCATACAGTCTTCAAGCGCAAATTGGCCAAGCATTTGACCATCTGCAATGCCAGAGAACAGACGAGCACAGTGTCCTACATAGTCAAAGACATAAATGCTGGGGAGGAGCTGGAATTGAACAGTCAGCAGGAGATTGATAACTGCGATAAACTAAAGCTGCATGAGCTGGAGGATGCAGAGTTCTTCAGCGTCATAGAGAAAGTGAAGCAGCTTTATGACACACACATAGCTTGTCAAATTGAGGAGATTCACCTGCAGCACGCATCTCTCGAGGAGCCGCTTAGCCACGAGGAGTACGGCCTGGAAACTCGCAAGCATTTGGTACAAACTTCCGCCTTGCTGGGAATTCTGGAGCACGATGGTCAACTGAGCGAGAACACCAGCTACATTGAG
The genomic region above belongs to Drosophila innubila isolate TH190305 chromosome 3R unlocalized genomic scaffold, UK_Dinn_1.0 2_E_3R, whole genome shotgun sequence and contains:
- the LOC117791336 gene encoding uncharacterized protein LOC117791336, giving the protein MKMAFRFTSFIAFGCLLLLASSVQGAAIDNAVTPRIHSSDELISTIVDKCFHANAMHCLKEKVLTYLDTVANVEEEVSGRAFDDEVIDKVIVDRLARILRTNEVRVQLPETFFASSVMTYRADRGFDLELPKDEGRAEKKNKDKLFLPLLLLMKFKLKVVMPILLALVSLKATKALILSKIAIKLVLGFLIYNLIQKLGGMKMNMVPMPAPMPAAEYGVPSTTASSYDPSSWEPMSGGPYARWDSQNLAYSSYHPSSSSSYSSSSSPSSGTSSSYSSSS
- the LOC117791034 gene encoding protein D2; its protein translation is MWTKCLSLLCLGLWMSQCVSADYDTEVSKFLRHLDIIPDVIETGPQEFLNVIYMGHIRADRGVELQPMQVRDVPSVKWIANKDTYYTLLMVDPDVPSKKFPKFKEYLHWLVVNIPGNQLQLGDVRAAYVGAMPLQDTGLHRYVLLLFKQPDFTQFEFEKLPQQNDQGRIKFNTKEFVERYKLGIPLAGNFFTSIWSKNVSALHKSLFQGQVD
- the LOC117791143 gene encoding protein D2 — encoded protein: MADPSELFVKHKIVPDILDVAPQKLLKVTYSGGLEVNCGNELTPTQVKGVPQLDWTTEPDALYTVLLTDPDAPSRKEPKFREWHHWLVVNVPGNQLDKGDVLTAYVGSGPPQGTGLHRYVFLVFKQPQKLSCNELHIPKTSGERRGKFSTAKFAAKYKLGNCLVGNFFQAQYDDYVPKLYKQLSGKK
- the LOC117791142 gene encoding protein D2, encoding MLFPWILIAMILAVQSESVEDAFKTHGVVPDVIPEAPNQLLKVTYNNGLVAKNGVEFTPTQVKEQPLVEWNAEPSDYYTLIMTDPDAPSRADPKFREFKHWVVVNIAGNDVSSGEALAEYVGSGPPKDTGLHRYVFLLYKQPGKLQFDGARVSNKSRRNRPKFHAAKFAEHHQLGNPVAGTFYQAQYDDYVPTLHQQLSEN
- the LOC117791144 gene encoding probable small nuclear ribonucleoprotein Sm D2; translated protein: MALVKPKSELTPEELARQEEEEFNTGPLSVLTQSVKNNTQVLINCRNNKKLLGRVKAFDRHCNMVLENVKEMWTELPRTGKGKKKVKPVNKDRFISKMFLRGDSVILVLRNPLATAAGK